The Bacteroidota bacterium genome contains a region encoding:
- a CDS encoding TlpA disulfide reductase family protein, with amino-acid sequence MKKYIHTLTLVLGVWAFVFAALHFTSVPQKQVRLKNEEVSTSSITDTVAKRRYTKMEIDYFLKNYNKPKNEIWVCYFWATWCMNCTRTHRTLSQLDQQFKASNVRLISLSMDKKKKKWSKFLDENGADWEQIYATGMSFDKRFVRDFGSITALPQCFIIYRTGEVKRVKLLNQLRDEIMKAIEQ; translated from the coding sequence GTATTTGCAGCTCTTCATTTCACATCGGTTCCACAGAAACAAGTACGTCTCAAAAACGAGGAAGTTTCTACTAGCAGCATCACTGATACTGTTGCGAAGAGACGCTACACGAAGATGGAGATAGACTATTTTCTGAAGAATTATAACAAACCCAAGAACGAAATATGGGTTTGCTATTTTTGGGCTACTTGGTGTATGAACTGTACCCGAACACATCGTACGCTTTCGCAATTGGACCAACAATTTAAGGCAAGTAATGTACGTCTCATATCGCTCTCTATGGACAAAAAGAAAAAGAAATGGAGTAAATTTTTAGATGAAAATGGTGCCGACTGGGAGCAGATATATGCAACTGGCATGAGCTTCGATAAAAGATTTGTGAGAGATTTTGGAAGTATTACTGCCTTACCACAGTGTTTCATTATTTACCGAACAGGAGAGGTGAAACGCGTAAAGCTGCTGAACCAATTGCGAGACGAGATTATGAAAGCCATTGAGCAATGA
- a CDS encoding aminodeoxychorismate/anthranilate synthase component II, with product MSGKAPQLLLIDNFDSFTYILLHYFQKLGYGVEVLRNDIALSELNYNKYQGVIISPGPGTPSQSGNLVDLLSKVVGKLPVLGICLGMQAIGEYYGLVLEHGSKPFHGKQTEISHTGHPMFSNVPTSFLAGRYHSLVLKTINEDVFNITATSHEGEIMAIAHKQLPVWGMQFHPESCMTKDGMQMIENWCGLSPSLLFRP from the coding sequence ATGAGCGGCAAAGCCCCGCAACTTTTGTTGATCGACAATTTCGATTCCTTTACTTATATCTTGTTACACTATTTCCAAAAGCTGGGATATGGCGTAGAAGTGCTTCGCAACGATATAGCCCTATCCGAACTTAACTATAATAAATACCAAGGTGTCATTATTTCCCCTGGGCCGGGCACGCCATCGCAATCAGGAAACTTGGTGGATTTATTAAGTAAAGTGGTGGGAAAACTTCCGGTACTTGGAATATGTTTGGGAATGCAAGCAATAGGTGAGTATTATGGACTTGTGTTGGAGCATGGCAGTAAACCTTTCCATGGCAAACAAACAGAAATTTCGCATACGGGACATCCTATGTTTTCAAATGTTCCAACAAGTTTTTTAGCAGGTCGTTATCATTCATTGGTTTTGAAAACCATTAATGAAGACGTTTTTAATATTACCGCCACATCTCACGAAGGAGAAATAATGGCTATAGCACATAAGCAGCTACCCGTTTGGGGAATGCAGTTCCATCCTGAAAGTTGCATGACAAAAGATGGTATGCAAATGATTGAAAATTGGTGTGGTTTGAGCCCCTCTCTCCTGTTTCGCCCCTGA